CCGCCTTCGTCTTGCTTATTATAAAGTCTTGACAAACCAAACTTCTTTATCATTGACGCAAATGGCAATGGCACAAAACACAGTTATTCGAAATGACAACTCAAAGAACCTCCCAACCTATACTCCAATGAAAAAAGGAAAGGTAATCAATCTTAGAACCCCAATTGCTGAGATTAAACTGAAGACTGAATCGACTAAAGGTACGCCATCCCCAATGAAAGCAGCCAAGAGCCTGCTTCGACTTGGAAACTTCTAGGAATCCGGATGATTTCTTGACAATGACTCTAATGACATAATTAACATAAGCTTTTCTGTTtcataaataatatttacaTTACGTTTGTTCTTctatcttcatcaattttTCATAGAGACGAATCTAGAGCCCAGATACCTCGTCGATTGCCCTACGGCGATATTCCGAGTCCACGAATAATGCCTTTATCAGTCTGGTCAACTCAGATGAACTGAAATCTACCAAAGCGCCATTGCTGTGCATATACGTTATGTCAGCTAGCTTACTCTGTAAAATTTCATTCAAATATTGAAACTTGATCCACGACGGGACATAGAAGGCAGCAAAGCTCTGGCCCTCCTTACGCTCTACCTGAGGGTTATCAAATATCTCTTCAAGGGTGGTAATGGTTGTGATGATATTAGATAGTTGAACCGACTCTTCCTCTGAAATATCCTGGTGCGACTCAATTGCTTCAATAATCGCTGCAACCGCGGTCTCTAACACGCTTCCTAAAAGTTGAACAGTAACCGGATAGCTCGTATATTGCTTCCACTCCTCCGCACGATTTCTCATAAATCCCATCACGCCCGCAATAGCCAGCTCACTGCTTTCTAGATTTTCTCCAGTGCAATCCTCAAATCTGTTTGCCTTTGTCAAATATGATAAAATTTTGGACTGGCTCTCTTCTAGCACCTTTGTAAGTTGCGCATTCGCCAGCTGCTTAAGCTGTTCTGTAGTTTTCTCTGAAACGTGGGGAATTGAGCCAGTTTCTGCTTCGGTTGCTAATGCTACAAGGTCATTGTACGAGATGATCAAAGGACTGGGAACGGAGGTGTTGTATATAAGTGGTAAAAGAGATTGATATAGGTCTACAATATCAGACACGTGGTTTGTGAGAGAAGTGGTCTGATCCATGACTTCAGCTGCAAACTTTTCTATTATTCGCGCTATGGCGTTGACATTCGTCGAAATAGTCATTTTAGTCAAGAAAGTCAGCTGTTCTTGACTTGTTTCTAATGCTTGAGAATCATCTCTCGATTGAGGAATGTCAAAGGTTTTCTGTTTCACATCACCTTCATCGCCTTCTTCACCCCAGCCCCAGGAATCCTCCTCAGCTTGGTCATCGTTATAAGAATTCCCTTTCTCACTAGGCTGAGACTTGTCGTCCTCATTATTgtgatcttcttcatcattcCAGTTCCATTCATCATTAGAATCAGAAGCCTTCAGCTCTTTCTTATCCCGCGTCTTTGAAACTTCTGTTCCTGTTGCACCTTCTCTCGCTGAGTATCCCTCTAACTCAATACCGCTAAAAACCGCCAACCGCAGCTCGTCAAAGTACGTAGTTTTGCGGTAGATAACCCACTCATTTGTGAAATCATCGACCCAGTTTGAAAGGTCACGTGTACTCGGGCTAAtccatttgatttgattcAGAAATGTCTCGAAATCTATTACAATGCCtaattgttttttgaaCAGAGATAAACCCTTAGACGTTTCGGGAAATAATCCAGGGAGCGTGCTACTCGTTAATTTTCTTATGATGATTGATGCAAATCTTTTCGCAATGACAACGGAGAGTAATGGAGGGTCGAATGAATCTTGAAGAAATTTAACAGCGGTAGTCAGTGCTTCCAAGATAGCATTGACATCAGGTTTTTTGTCGGAATTCTCAAGAGCTAACTCTAGCTTATCTTCAATGACATTTGCGGAGCTGACTTTTAGGCTCAAAATAGGGTCAATTATATTACGCTCAATCGTACGTAACAAATAATCCACTCGATTACTCTTCAAACCAACCTTATCCTTTGTATCTAGAACCTGGAGTGCTTCATATACCGATTGCAGAGTCAGATCATCTTGGATTGTCTGTTTCACAGTAAGAGAATTTGATTTATCATCGGTACCGAAAACTATTGCATTGGTCCAACCATTCTCAAGACGGTCTTTAATTGTCTTCGCAATGCTCTCGATATGACTCTTGATATCTATTTCCAAAATACTCCCTGGATATGTTTTTCCAAATACGTCTAGCCTTGACCTCAAAGTATCAAGTGATGACAATGCTTGAGCTAATTCTCCCAATTCAACTAAAACATCAACTTCCTGAACTCCAGATCTCAAGATCCACAGATCATTGACAGCTTTAGCGTGAGTGAAGTTTTCATCAATTTCCCTTGCAAGTGATGCTTCCCTCTCACTTTGAACAACTAGCTCTATGGGTGACGTACTTTCCGTAAGTGAAACGAGTTCGTCAATAAAAGTTTCAATCGTTTTGTCTAAACCCCTGGAGATTTCATCCAAACCCGCTTGACAGAATATACCAGAAGCCCATTCAGTATCATTCTCCAGCTCGAAAAAATAAGGTTgatctttcttcttcgcaGAACTTTCAGGACTTAGTACTTCCGATTCCAATAATTCAATTACGGGATGTGTCATTTCAAAATGGTGATGTTGGAAACTGTAGGAATCGACCTGAGGTTAAACATACTGCCAAATCATATGTGGCTGTTATATGCATATGCTTATATAGCTAGACCTTTTCTCAGGAAGGTGTCAAGAACCAAAAGACTATTAGtattaattatataaataaaaattcaatAAATTACACATCATTACCATCATCTTTATTCTCAACTTGGAAGGTACCAGGAGCTCTTCTAACGGCCTGTCGTAATTCTTGTGGCATTTTATGCACGCCTGATTTTTGCAAGAGAACCTTCAAATCATAAAGaactgcttcatcttcatcgcCAACAAATGTAATAGCTACACCTGACTTCCCAGCTCTACCAGTACGTCCAATCCTATGGGTATATGCTTctattgattttgacatCTGAAAATTAATAACCAGCGAAATATCGGGTACATCTATACCACGCCCAGCGACATCTGTAGCAACAAGGCAATCAATAGTTCCAAGACGCAATTGCGATAGGGCTTGTTCTCTTTGTTCTTGTGATTTACTTCCATGCATTGTTGCTGCTTTCCATCCCTCAGATTGTAATGCTTTCGCAACAACGTCGCAATTACGGCGAAGGTTGACAAATATAATGATTGGCGCGGTGAACCCCTCTTTGTTAAGAATATCTAGCATACGCTTCTTACGTTTTTCTTCACCATTGACATACTCTACCCGTTGTTCCACACGATCTGTAGCTTGACCAAGGCTGCCAATTGTCACAATGCCGGGATTACGGAGATATCTTTCCGCCATGCGCTCAATTGCTTTGGGCCAAGTAGCAGTGTACATCATAGTTTGGCGATATTTTTTACCCAATGTAGTTCCTCTTTTGTTATTCGGgatatcatcatctgcCTCCGATGGCTTCTCATTACTGACCGGCAGTGCGTCTAAAATCTTATTTAATTGTTCTTCGAATCCAAGATCCACCATACGGTCTGCTTCATCCATAATAACGTAACAACATTGGTTAAGTGCAACAATTCGTCGTTCGATACAATCGACTAATCTACCTGGTGTCGCAATGATTATTTCTGCACCATCTTGTAAATTGAAAGCCTGTTCCTCAATACTACGTCCTCCGACCAACGATACACACCGCATCCCCAAGGGTCTCGCAAATTTTATAGTTTCTGCCTCTATTTGTTGGGCCAGTTCTCTTGTGGGGGCAAGTATGATCGAATAAGGGCCATTTGCCTTGGACTCCTCCGTTATAGGAGGGAGACCCATAACGTATACAAGCATAGGAATGACAAAACTAGCTGTCTTTCCTGAACCAGTTTCAGCAATACCAATAACATCTTTATGCTGCAATGCGATGGGAATTGCCGCCCTTTGAATAGCTGTCGGCTCTTTATATTTAAGCTCTTTGATTGTATCCAATATTGTAGGAGGCAAGCCAGATTCATGCCAGAAACGGATGAAATTAACCTTATTTGGACCTATAGATTTAGTGACAATTTTGTAATCTTCTTTAAAAATCCTCCAGTCTCGATCTTTCATCTCGTCCAGACTTTTCCTAGTCCAGTGTATATCGTCAATATCGGTTCTCGATCGCTTATTTTTAAACCGATCTATCTCCTGCTGTCGTCGTTTTCGTTCTTCAAAGCCAGCTCCAGGTGGCAAATTGGCAATATTAGCATTTCCTGCTGCAAGTTGATAAAGTTCATCTGATTCGTTCAGAGTGTCGTCGTTCGCTTCCCATCCAAATCTGAATTTTGTTCGTTCCCTTAGACGAACGGATTTATTAGTTTGAGTACCCTCAGTTGCTTGTGAATTGGCCTCAGACTCAGTAACCTCGGGCTTCTCATTGTGCCTTACTGGTACAGCTGATCGATTGGTTGTAACCTGGCTCTTGCCAACTTCCTTGACCCTTCTCTCCAATGCCAACTTCTCTCGCTGAGCTCGAGATAAGAATTTTGGTTTCGAGGATTGTTCAGCTtcagccttcttcttctgaacTAACTCTTCAACAGATAATGGAACTGCCATGACTAACTAGTGCCAAAAGAACTCATTGATTCAAAGTGATTCTAAGGATATGCAGCGGGTCTGGATATTATCACGATTACGCCGTTCAACACGCGGCGTCAGGGTCCTTCCCCAAATACATGTAAAGTTACACACAATTATACTTCTTACTTTAAGCTCAAGAATAACAAGCGACGACATGCCCGTTCACTAACATGACATGCCCGTTCACTAACATGACATGctcgttcactgacatgacatgctcgttcactgacatgatatgtccgttcactgacatgacatgcccgttcactgacatggTATATCCGTTCACTGAAGACGGTATTGCTGAGATTTAGAGTCCGCTGCGAAAGTTACATGTGCTTGAAATGAACTCTGCTAGAATTTGGTAAAGTCGCAACTTGGTGCTGGGAGTGGCTACCCATGAACAATGTGAGTGCTTGCAGCACTAACTCCTATTAACGGCATGAGTTCCCTCTAGAATTAAATACCACTGTCAGCTGTTAAATTTCAttgtaataataatagctCTTGGAAGATGGTTGGATGTTCGGGGAAACATGGGAATGCAATGCTGCGTGAACCATCTCGGATATTTGCTAAAGTGGGGAAAAGCATCTCATATTGCCGATTTTCCCGTCTTGCTCATAAATACGATGAAGAGACATAGTGATTTATTCAGCTCCTTTATGAATTCTTGTCAGATTGCAATTTAGAACCGTCGCTGCAGTCTTTTGTCAAACAAGATGTCTGGTACATTTGTCAAATCTGATAAGTCTCTGATCAGCATTGATCCCACCAGAATCAGTGCAAAGATAGACGATAAGATCTACTCTGGCTTTATTGAACATATGGGAAGATGTATTTATGGCGGAATTGTTGATTACAGTGAGGAAGCCAATCTTGCTGGGCTCACGAATGAAAAGGGATATCGTTTAGATGTGGCAGAGAAACTTAGAGCTCTAAATATGCCAGTAATACGATATCCAGGAGGTAACTTTGTATCAACGTATCATTGGCTTGATGGAGTTGGTCCAAAAGAATCCAGACCAAGACGTCCTGACTTAGCTTGGCGTGGCGAAGAGAGTAATCAATTCGGCACAGATGAGTTCCTAGACTGGTGTCAATTTATGGGAGTTGAACCATACATCTGTCTTAATATGGGTACGGGCACTTTGGACGAAGCATTAGCCTGGTTAGAATATTGTAATTCCGACGGTGATACCTATTACGCTAATTTACGGCGTAAAAATGGACACAAAGAACCTTATAATGTGAAATATTGGGCTCTAGGTAATGAAATGTGGGGAGATTGGCAGGTTGGTCAGTTATCTGCAGAGGACTATGCTAAGAAAGCACATCAATGGGGTAAAGCTCTTAAGATGATAGATGCAAACATCCAGGTTGTTGGATGTGGTAATAGCGGTGTTAATAATTGGGATTTAACGGTCACTCAAAAGCTGATTAATCAGATGGACTACTACTCAATTCACTTATACACAACCGATCCTGAATACTATAGAAATATAACTTCGacaattgctgctgaggaGTCAATAGAAGTTGCCGCAAGATTACTCGAAATAGCAAGAATAAATGCAAGAGATAAGAGCACCAGGAAAAGAGACGTAAAAATCTGCTTCGATGAATGGAATGTTTGGGATCCTGTTAGAGCCGATGGCCAAAAGGGAGCAGAAGAGACATACACATTAACTGATTCTCTGGGTGTCGCCAGTTGGTGTAATGTCTTTGTCAGACAGGCTAAGAATGTTGGAATGGCTAACATAGCTCAATGTGTCAATGTAATTTCACCAATTAAGACGTCGAAGAAGGGTCTTTTATTACAGACAACTTATCATTCTCTGCTGCTATTTTCTCAGTTTATGAGAGGATCAACTTTAAATGTCCATGTTTCCTCACCTGTATACACCGGAAGTAATATTGGAAGTAGCGTCTGGGGTTTAGAATGGGTGAGTGACGTAGTGAGTGAAATCCCACTTTTAGATGTCAGTGCCACAATTAATGGGAAATTTGTATCTATTGCTGTTGTGAATAGGTCGAAGGATGAAGATATTGGTTCAAAATTGGATCTCCAAGGCACCCTTTCCGAATTGGCTCAGGTCTACACCATTTACCATGACAATATAGAGGCCATCAATAGCTGGGAAAATTCTCAAAATGTGGTTCCTACTCTTAAGGAGATATCAGCTAATGAAATTTTTGGAGATAGTAGGACattcaagttcaaaaagcATAGTTTCACCTTAATTAGAGTGTCTCTAGCATCATGACTACGATTTATTGTAAAGTGAGTTTTTGATAACCCTCAAATTAAGATGGTCATTAGGGCTAGGCCCAAGACCGTTTATCGTGTTCATCGTGCTTAGTGCAGAATAAATTAAGTTTCATTTCTTAGTAAATATATCTCAATATATATCTTAACGGATTTGCATCTGCTTAACCTCACAATACCTGGAAGTCGGCAGATCGTTGGTTCCTTCGTTTGCGGTTGTTCTGTCCGTTCTGACTTCCACTACTACtatcattatttttgttagaAGATCCATTTCCAATGCCATTattgtttgatttgtcATTTTGCCAACCAGATGACAGTCCAGGAATACCACCTGCATTTGCACCGGGCATACCCGGCAAAGGCATCATAGGCATAGGTGGCATGCCAGGCATAGGTGGCATGCCAGGCATTCCAGGGATAGGCATGGGCATTGGAGGCATTCCCGGCATACCtggcatcatcatcatccatgGAGGAAATTGTCCCGGCATGGGCATGTTATTTGGCATTTTCTCAGGTGCATTGGACGACTCGCGTTTAATCTCTTCAGCTGGACCTGTCGACCTGTCTCTCCGTCTTTTTGTGGATTCACCATCGCTCTCCCTATCAGACCCAGACCCATCGCTGCTACGGTCTCGTTTCCGTCTCAAAGAAGTATTTGATTCagattcatcttctttaTCCTCCTGGTCCTTTGTGGCTTGAGCCCCATTAGGTTTCTGGTCTTTAGAGGTATCACTTGTCGACGGGCCACTCTCCTTTTCAGCTTTGTACTTCTTGACTCTTTCTTGCATTTCTAAATCAGGGGTCAACTGATCAAGTAAGACTTCTTCTGTTTTACATTTGGGGCAGACGAAATCACTGTCTAACAAGGCTTGTTGAATGGCATCTTCAGAATATGTCGTCTTACAGCAAGGAGTTTTTACTGGGTTTACAAATAGCTTATGTGTCAATGGACATATCAGCTCTGGATCAGTAGGAATCTCACCATCCTTTGACTGATTCTTTTGTTTATCTTGAAAACTCTTCCAGGATGCATTATCAGCTATAGCCACCACATATTCACCTTCATCATTAATCATGTAATTTCCCGATTCATCGTCCTTTGGTTTGGCAACAGTACGAAGCATACTACGAGGAATTCCGGTAGTTCTACGCACTCTTTTACCTTCCCAATTAGGGTCGTTATTAGTAGGGCAAGCCTGGATCCAGTGACCCTTTTGACCGCATCTATAACATAAATAGCCAGGAGGTGGAGCATAGTCAGGAACATGTCCTTGAAATCCACCTTTGGAGTGCGAACTATAATATACAGGAGTTTTGGTAGACATTTCATCCTGAGTTTGTTGCCACTGTTCACCTTGTGCTTGGAACATAGCTGAAATCATATCCTCTTCAGAATTATTTCCACCCGCTGCTGATGGAACAGTTGTTGTCGAAGCAGGGGGATTATAAGTGGCAGGTTTGATAGCAGCCATTCTAGTGTCTTCTCTTCGACTTGAATTTTTAATGCCGATTGTCATTGAGCCACTCACATATTTAGCAGCACTGTCCTTACCAGGTCTCGCAGTAGGCATCCGGCGAGCTATCACCGACATTGATCTAGGGATTACCTCAGTATCATCGTTATATTCTAGTACAGTTAGAAACCTGGTCTCTCTCAGATTTTCTTAAACCAattagtttttttttttttccattttgTACTTACCTTCTTTTGTATCCGGATTAACTATATGTAAATCAAAActatcagcagtagcagtcAGTTTATTTGCCAGTAATATCTCTCGTTTCAGGTCAAAAACTGAGATTCCAGTACCGTCAAAGGTCACTCTTGAAGGTTCCTTTTGAGACTTGAATTTGTAGTAAACAACAGAAGacatattttttatttgtggttgtgttttcttctttcaaaaacaaattaaaaaaagaacGAACTAAACTAATAGTATTGCTAACACTAGGCTAGAATAAAAAAGCAATAGAAAATGTTAACGACAAAACACTTTCCAAGCTTTTAACAaggtatatatatatgaattatttttgatgaCACTGTCTTTGTCACCTTATCCTAGCTCTGTGCCGATTATTAAGTTGAAAGTAAAACGAAAACTTCAGACAGGCATATCGGTGGAATTTGCcctatatttatatgctGGCTGGCAGAATTGTATTGGTCAGCCGCACTTTATGCTTCGTCACAGAGGAAAAGTTGGCTAGAACCAGGAACTAAGTAAACCTTTATAATAACCTAGAGGAATCTTTTTAAAGATTCCTACCTAAATCTTTTCTAAATTGTTTCACAACTCCAAAAAAGAGTGAAGAATTCAGAATAATAGCTAATTCGCTATAAACCTTTTCAGCCGCACAGTTCTGTTGGTCTGCGCACTTCTTGTGATTTGTAACTCTCCCCACTAATCCCCTAAGTATAAAAGAGAGTCCCCCGCAATTagatatcaatatcatgaATTCGGTGCCATATTATGAACTATATAGACGTAGCAGGTGAGTGGTCTCTCAGTGTTGTAGTCAGGCTCTGACTATCTATGGATTTAATTAGtccaccaaaaagaaactaCTGATATTTGAGCATCTTGTTGCTATCGAGGACTATTACTAACATAAACGAGTATTGGCGTAGCGCTAACGGACGCCCTTGACCAGTTGATTTCGTAAGTAAATTTAAGCTCGTAGACTGAAAAGATGTCGACTCTAACTAATAGCGACTCAAGGATACAACCACAACTGGCAATGAAGATTCTCTCACACGTAAGTAAGCTCACTCTATTGTCTACAATTTGGTTCGAACTGATGCGAACTCAGCTAACAACTGTAGTTTGATAGAGTCATGACAGACAGGCTACGAGATGGTGTGAAATCCCGACTTACATTGAAAGGACATTTGCACACATACCGGTGCTGTGACGATGTGTGGACATTCATTGTTAAGGATATACAATTCAAAACCGACAATGGAGAGCAGCTCACAGCCGACAAGATAAAAATAGTAGCATGTAACTCAAAGAAGACTGGAGAGTAAGCCTCTTGGCCTCGttctcaaaaaaaaacaatagTCTTCTGCTTGATCACTGACTCATTTATGAAAGAAATCATGAACCCtttctatatttatatcaatAAAACTTATACGAACTACTTGATATATATTGACAGGTAACGATGAGATATATCTCATGGCTGGGTCTGTCGGTAAGGCGCTACGGTCCCAGTTTCGCTAGAGCTAGCCGGCTAGAGCTGACTGTTCACCTGGCTTGTACAAATAAACACTGAGAGGGCTTGACGAGTAGCAGAATTCGAGACGGCGTCTCACTGTACTCACATTCAACCAAAATTCACATAACTAAATCAATAAATTacctatttatttctttgaGAATTCCACATGCATAATCAAGTTATCAAAGGCATAGCCATTAAGCTTCTCACAAGCTCTTTCAGCGACGTCACGGGTTTCGTAAGAAACAAAGGCGAAACCTCTGTTACGGCCAGTTTCTCTGTCACGGACCAAGTGACATCTAACAATACGGCCCATTCTACCAAAGAGATGGCGCAGCTCGTCTTCGACAATATCTTCACTCAAGTTGGTAACACGGAGAGTAGCACTATCGTCACGCTCGCCATTGAGAGGAGTTCTACCAGGATCAGTAAGCACAGTACCAGGTGGCTTGCCACGTTGGTGAGGTGCCACATAGACACCGGTAGTAGGACCAGCCTCGGGTTGAGGTGTACCGTACCTGCTGGTAGCAGGCTCGCTACCTTCATTAGCACTGTCGGCAGATCCAAGTGCATCTTTGTAAGGACATTTCGCGGTGAAGTGCTCACCACCACAGGTTCTACAGACAACCTTCTTAGTAGGAACGGCCTCCTTGGCAGCTCtctcagcttcttcttcggcatCAGCCTTGCTCATTCTTAATCCTAACTTGAGAACGATATTTTCACCAACACCAGTCGTTGTGAAATTGGGTCCAGGAGCACTTCCCTTCTCAAGACCATACTTGGCCCACTTCTTGCGCTCGGCCACTGCATGGTCGACCTTTTCCTTAGTCTTGATTTCTCTGATCTTTTGTGTAACACGGACCTTCTTGCCGGTTGTAGGGTTGATTCGATACGAAATAACTGTCTTAGTATTATCAGGATTGATCTTTACTTCTGGAGGTGGTAATCCAGAGTtatcatcttcgtcaattTCATCGGCCCAAGTGGACTTTTTGCTAAAATTTATTGTTAGTAATCATTCACCGCGAAGCTACATGATGCCGGTCTGATGGCGTCTGCTTTAATCAGCCGTCATCCCATTATTACTGGATCTCACGAACTAGATGTGATTTCGCAATAACCACCTAGTAAAACAAGCCTCCCTAATCTTAGTATTCGTCTACTTACACAACTTCAGTCTCACTCATTTTTAGATCTTTTTGTCTGGTATACGACTGATCTTCTATACTGCTTACTGAGTCTTGAATCGTGAAATTTGCAAATTTCAGTCTACGTTTTCTGCGCGCTCTTATATACGGCTGAGTAGGGAAGGGGTATCATTCCTATAAGAGATACCCAACCCCTGTTTGCCCCCTGaattcagggtccagggTCCTAGACGCTTCTCTATTCTTACAAATGCTTACTCCACATTTATTAGAATTAGCGTTACATAGAATAGCATTGTGTCTACCAATAGCTGTAGTGTTTCAGTTtcgatatttattttgtcgTACATCAATTTTCGAGCTCTTTCACAgatcatcaacagctgcAGACGACTAATTATTTGTAAGAGACAAAAAATAGTGCAATTTCACTTTTATTTCTCATGAAAATTTGAGGGTTGTATTAGCCCTGAAGTGGAATTAAAGCTGATTGCTGACAGCGTAATTCTGTTTATCCAGTTTGCAACCAAGCGTCCAGTTAATTATCAAGGCAATGAAATAATCCGCTATGCGATTAAACGTCCAGTTATGCAATGCACCTCTCACGACTTGCTCAGACCGAAGTGGATCGCTCCCCCATACACAAACCCCATCTATTGAGGAACATTGTTAACCATCAGAAAAATGTCGTCTTCTATTGATCTGGTTCTTATTAAGGATACATTGGTCCAATTGGCCCATGAAGCTGGTGAACTCATCAGATCTA
The Sugiyamaella lignohabitans strain CBS 10342 chromosome A, complete sequence genome window above contains:
- the PRP28 gene encoding Prp28p (RNA helicase in the DEAD-box family; involved in RNA isomerization at the 5' splice site; GO_component: GO:0005682 - U5 snRNP [Evidence IDA] [PMID 11720284]; GO_component: GO:0005737 - cytoplasm [Evidence IEA,IEA]; GO_component: GO:0005634 - nucleus [Evidence IEA,IEA]; GO_component: GO:0005681 - spliceosomal complex [Evidence TAS] [PMID 9476892]; GO_function: GO:0005524 - ATP binding [Evidence IEA,IEA]; GO_function: GO:0004004 - ATP-dependent RNA helicase activity [Evidence TAS] [PMID 9476892]; GO_function: GO:0008026 - ATP-dependent helicase activity [Evidence IEA]; GO_function: GO:0004386 - helicase activity [Evidence IEA,IEA]; GO_function: GO:0016787 - hydrolase activity [Evidence IEA]; GO_function: GO:0003676 - nucleic acid binding [Evidence IEA]; GO_function: GO:0000166 - nucleotide binding [Evidence IEA]; GO_process: GO:0006200 - ATP catabolic process [Evidence IEA]; GO_process: GO:0008380 - RNA splicing [Evidence IEA]; GO_process: GO:0000354 - cis assembly of pre-catalytic spliceosome [Evidence TAS] [PMID 9476892]; GO_process: GO:0006397 - mRNA processing [Evidence IEA]) — translated: MAVPLSVEELVQKKKAEAEQSSKPKFLSRAQREKLALERRVKEVGKSQVTTNRSAVPVRHNEKPEVTESEANSQATEGTQTNKSVRLRERTKFRFGWEANDDTLNESDELYQLAAGNANIANLPPGAGFEERKRRQQEIDRFKNKRSRTDIDDIHWTRKSLDEMKDRDWRIFKEDYKIVTKSIGPNKVNFIRFWHESGLPPTILDTIKELKYKEPTAIQRAAIPIALQHKDVIGIAETGSGKTASFVIPMLVYVMGLPPITEESKANGPYSIILAPTRELAQQIEAETIKFARPLGMRCVSLVGGRSIEEQAFNLQDGAEIIIATPGRLVDCIERRIVALNQCCYVIMDEADRMVDLGFEEQLNKILDALPVSNEKPSEADDDIPNNKRGTTLGKKYRQTMMYTATWPKAIERMAERYLRNPGIVTIGSLGQATDRVEQRVEYVNGEEKRKKRMLDILNKEGFTAPIIIFVNLRRNCDVVAKALQSEGWKAATMHGSKSQEQREQALSQLRLGTIDCLVATDVAGRGIDVPDISLVINFQMSKSIEAYTHRIGRTGRAGKSGVAITFVGDEDEAVLYDLKVLLQKSGVHKMPQELRQAVRRAPGTFQVENKDDGNDV
- the MPE1 gene encoding Mpe1p (Essential conserved subunit of CPF cleavage and polyadenylation factor; plays a role in 3' end formation of mRNA via the specific cleavage and polyadenylation of pre-mRNA, contains a putative RNA-binding zinc knuckle motif; relocalizes to the cytosol in response to hypoxia; GO_component: GO:0005829 - cytosol [Evidence IDA] [PMID 22932476]; GO_component: GO:0005847 - mRNA cleavage and polyadenylation specificity factor complex [Evidence IPI] [PMID 11713271]; GO_component: GO:0005847 - mRNA cleavage and polyadenylation specificity factor complex [Evidence IDA] [PMID 12819204]; GO_component: GO:0005634 - nucleus [Evidence IEA,IEA,IEA]; GO_component: GO:0005634 - nucleus [Evidence IDA] [PMID 22932476]; GO_function: GO:0003723 - RNA binding [Evidence IC] [PMID 11713271]; GO_function: GO:0046872 - metal ion binding [Evidence IEA]; GO_function: GO:0003676 - nucleic acid binding [Evidence IEA]; GO_function: GO:0008270 - zinc ion binding [Evidence IEA]; GO_process: GO:0006379 - mRNA cleavage [Evidence IDA,IGI,IMP,IPI] [PMID 11713271]; GO_process: GO:0006378 - mRNA polyadenylation [Evidence IDA,IGI,IMP,IPI] [PMID 11713271]; GO_process: GO:0006397 - mRNA processing [Evidence IEA]) yields the protein MSVIARRMPTARPGKDSAAKYVSGSMTIGIKNSSRREDTRMAAIKPATYNPPASTTTVPSAAGGNNSEEDMISAMFQAQGEQWQQTQDEMSTKTPVYYSSHSKGGFQGHVPDYAPPPGYLCYRCGQKGHWIQACPTNNDPNWEGKRVRRTTGIPRSMLRTVAKPKDDESGNYMINDEGEYVVAIADNASWKSFQDKQKNQSKDGEIPTDPELICPLTHKLFVNPVKTPCCKTTYSEDAIQQALLDSDFVCPKCKTEEVLLDQLTPDLEMQERVKKYKAEKESGPSTSDTSKDQKPNGAQATKDQEDKEDESESNTSLRRKRDRSSDGSGSDRESDGESTKRRRDRSTGPAEEIKRESSNAPEKMPNNMPMPGQFPPWMMMMPGMPGMPPMPMPIPGMPGMPPMPGMPPMPMMPLPGMPGANAGGIPGLSSGWQNDKSNNNGIGNGSSNKNNDSSSGSQNGQNNRKRRNQRSADFQVL